One Nostoc punctiforme PCC 73102 DNA window includes the following coding sequences:
- a CDS encoding AAA-like domain-containing protein codes for MNIEEALVILDTFIEHGLSDVQEIIFRQAWEGKTYPDIAESCGYDANYIKDVGSKLWKLLSQAFGEEVTKSNFRSVLRRRSLRQALPTQNSVLSEKLQTVPAVLRQSQQTSTGKDRISASSLAIEKQDERKTPVLNSDFLEIPGGSVPLNSFFYIERPPIEERTYTEINKPGSLIRIKAPSKMGKTSLMHRILTHAKQTRVHTVQIGLQRADSQVFTSLEKFLRWFCANVSRQLNLEIRLDDYWDEDIGSKVSCTLYLQEYLLEKIDAPVVLALDEVNRIFEYPEISRDFLPLLRSWYEDASELEIWRKLRLLVVHATEAYIPLDINQSPFNVGLPIKLPEFSLEQMQELAVRHGLDWAKGEKGLEKLAPLLAMIGGHPYLARLALYNLGHEEVTLEQLLNEAPTIAGIYSNYLRQHLANLQEHPELATALKRVVTSPTSVQLEAIAAYKLESMGLVKLEGNQAIPSCELYRLYFQEHLG; via the coding sequence ATGAATATAGAAGAAGCATTAGTAATTCTAGATACATTTATTGAACATGGCTTAAGTGATGTTCAGGAAATAATATTTCGTCAGGCTTGGGAAGGAAAAACTTATCCAGATATCGCCGAAAGCTGTGGTTATGATGCAAATTATATAAAAGATGTTGGTTCTAAGTTATGGAAGTTACTTTCACAAGCTTTTGGGGAGGAGGTGACAAAAAGTAATTTTCGCTCAGTATTGAGGCGGCGAAGCCTCCGGCAGGCTTTGCCTACGCAAAATAGCGTTTTGTCAGAAAAACTACAAACTGTGCCAGCAGTCTTGAGACAGTCTCAGCAAACAAGCACAGGGAAAGATAGGATATCAGCATCTTCTTTAGCGATCGAAAAGCAAGACGAGAGAAAAACCCCAGTCCTTAATTCCGACTTCTTAGAAATTCCTGGTGGCTCGGTGCCGCTCAATTCCTTTTTTTACATAGAGCGTCCGCCAATTGAAGAACGCACATATACAGAAATTAATAAACCTGGAAGCCTAATCAGAATCAAAGCCCCCAGCAAAATGGGAAAAACCTCCCTAATGCACAGAATTCTTACTCATGCTAAACAGACTAGGGTACACACCGTACAGATCGGTTTACAGAGGGCAGATAGTCAAGTTTTCACCAGCTTGGAAAAATTCTTACGCTGGTTTTGTGCTAACGTCAGTCGGCAGTTGAACCTAGAAATCAGACTAGATGATTATTGGGATGAAGATATTGGTAGCAAAGTTAGCTGCACATTGTATTTACAAGAGTATTTGCTAGAGAAAATCGACGCTCCGGTAGTCTTAGCTTTGGATGAAGTGAATCGAATTTTCGAGTATCCAGAAATCTCTAGGGATTTTCTGCCGCTACTGCGTTCTTGGTATGAAGATGCTTCCGAATTAGAAATCTGGCGAAAACTCCGATTACTAGTTGTCCATGCCACTGAAGCTTATATTCCGTTAGATATTAATCAATCCCCTTTTAATGTGGGACTACCGATTAAGTTACCAGAATTTAGTTTAGAGCAGATGCAGGAATTAGCAGTGCGTCATGGACTCGATTGGGCTAAAGGTGAGAAAGGATTGGAAAAGCTGGCTCCTCTACTAGCGATGATTGGTGGACATCCCTATCTAGCTCGTCTGGCTCTTTATAACCTGGGACATGAAGAAGTAACTCTAGAGCAACTACTAAACGAGGCTCCCACAATTGCCGGTATCTATAGCAACTATTTACGGCAGCATCTAGCCAATCTCCAAGAACATCCAGAATTAGCAACAGCACTCAAACGGGTAGTTACCTCTCCAACAAGCGTGCAATTAGAAGCGATCGCTGCCTACAAATTAGAAAGTATGGGTCTGGTAAAACTTGAAGGAAATCAAGCAATACCTAGCTGTGAGTTGTATCGGCTCTATTTCCAAGAGCATTTAGGCTAA
- a CDS encoding alpha-L-fucosidase, with the protein MMNNWFDTARLGMFIHWGHSSQQGCELSWPLVGGVFSLPFCKDIPVERYHYTANTFNPQQYNPQEWAHLAKSLGMKYAILTAKHHNGFALFHTQESDFSIASAPYKKDIVREYIEAMRSVGLRIGLYFSLSDWHHPDYPAFTEAAKPYRFDQLPQPTAQQWERYIQFMFNQIRELLTNYGQIDIIWFDGSWERTPEQWQAQNLAKMIRDLQPNILINDRLPNCGDFETPEQFIPPHPPDHPWETCLTINESWGYNSDDHCFKSSRQLIHTLCEVAGKGGNLLLNVSPMGNGQIPPEQLERLKDIADWMESHSESILDTTPGLEPWQFYGPSTRKGVRASRAGGDRIYLHLLMKPYETISVRGIPIKRVKSVFVLADSTALTYTSRCAIIDSILNPNPLGELTIDIPESVINPYVTVICIDIDS; encoded by the coding sequence ATGATGAATAACTGGTTTGATACAGCTCGATTGGGGATGTTTATTCATTGGGGACATAGTTCTCAACAAGGATGTGAGTTATCTTGGCCGTTAGTTGGGGGTGTATTCAGCCTTCCTTTTTGCAAAGATATTCCAGTTGAGAGATATCACTACACAGCTAATACTTTCAATCCACAGCAATACAATCCTCAAGAATGGGCACATTTAGCAAAAAGTCTCGGAATGAAATATGCCATATTAACAGCCAAGCATCATAATGGTTTTGCCCTATTCCATACCCAAGAATCAGACTTTTCAATTGCATCTGCACCTTACAAAAAAGATATTGTACGTGAATATATCGAAGCGATGCGCTCTGTCGGATTGCGTATTGGTCTTTATTTTTCGCTTAGTGACTGGCATCATCCAGACTATCCGGCTTTTACAGAAGCAGCTAAACCTTATCGCTTTGACCAGCTACCTCAACCTACAGCGCAACAGTGGGAGCGATATATCCAATTTATGTTCAATCAGATCCGAGAATTATTGACCAACTATGGTCAAATTGACATCATTTGGTTTGACGGAAGTTGGGAACGCACTCCAGAGCAATGGCAGGCTCAAAATTTAGCAAAAATGATTCGTGATTTACAACCGAATATTCTCATTAACGATCGTCTTCCAAATTGTGGAGACTTTGAAACTCCTGAACAGTTTATTCCGCCTCATCCACCCGATCATCCTTGGGAAACTTGTCTGACTATTAATGAAAGTTGGGGATATAATTCAGACGATCATTGCTTCAAGTCATCTCGTCAGCTAATTCATACCCTTTGCGAAGTAGCAGGCAAAGGAGGCAATCTTTTGCTCAATGTTAGCCCAATGGGTAATGGACAAATCCCTCCTGAGCAGTTAGAGCGTCTCAAAGATATAGCAGATTGGATGGAGAGCCACAGTGAAAGTATACTTGATACAACCCCAGGGTTAGAACCGTGGCAATTTTATGGCCCCTCAACTCGTAAGGGCGTTCGCGCTTCGCGTGCCGGAGGCGATCGCATTTATCTACACCTATTAATGAAACCTTACGAAACAATATCAGTTAGGGGTATACCAATCAAACGGGTAAAATCAGTATTTGTTCTTGCTGATAGCACAGCACTAACCTACACAAGTCGCTGTGCAATTATAGATTCTATTCTTAATCCCAATCCATTAGGAGAATTAACAATTGATATACCTGAATCAGTAATTAATCCATACGTTACAGTGATTTGTATTGATATTGATTCCTGA
- a CDS encoding AAA-like domain-containing protein, whose translation MNKYEYQIGGSLKVDAPSYVERQADIELYNALIQGEFCYVFSSRQMGKSSLRLQTRHRLEQAGYSCASIDMTRIGNGNITPAQWYKGIVVDLLRSFNIFGKVNLKTWWSEREDLPALQRLSQFVEDILLVEIKAEKIFIFIDEIDSVLGLNFPVVDFFTLIRSCYNQRAENPEYNRLTWALFGVATPSDLIADRNCTPFNIGKSIELHGFNFSEVQPLTAGLEGKVANPMAVIKDILAWTNGQPFLTQKLCQIVVQERNSGSKNVEEQRSIEVDERYKLDDHLPIVNQHLINFYYQFPLLVLEKLVQTHIIEKWEAKDDPEHLKTIRDRLLRNEQRAGGLLGMYQQILQGIQIACDEGEEQIELLLSGLVTKQQGQLIVKNRIYEEVFNQTWVEKQLAKLRPYSQALNAWIASEHCDNSRLLRGKALLEALAWSQGKSLSDLDYQFLAASQECDRREVETWLEAERTKEVKARLVQEQKAARFQRLFFIGAFSWALIVVLGLGVVTFQYKKHCSVTSKQLLDQP comes from the coding sequence ATGAATAAATACGAATATCAAATTGGCGGTAGTCTTAAAGTCGATGCTCCTAGCTATGTAGAACGACAGGCTGATATTGAACTTTATAATGCTCTCATCCAAGGTGAATTTTGTTATGTATTTAGTTCCCGACAGATGGGTAAATCTAGCTTGCGTTTACAAACAAGACACCGATTAGAACAAGCCGGCTACAGTTGCGCTTCTATCGATATGACTCGGATCGGCAACGGCAATATTACTCCTGCTCAATGGTATAAGGGCATAGTGGTTGACTTATTAAGGAGCTTTAATATATTTGGCAAAGTTAATTTAAAAACCTGGTGGTCGGAGCGAGAAGATTTACCTGCGTTACAGCGATTGAGCCAATTTGTCGAAGATATTTTGTTAGTTGAAATAAAAGCTGAAAAAATATTTATTTTTATTGATGAAATTGATAGTGTTTTAGGTTTGAATTTCCCTGTCGTCGATTTTTTTACTCTAATTCGCTCGTGCTACAATCAGCGAGCAGAAAATCCAGAATATAACCGTCTAACTTGGGCACTATTCGGAGTGGCAACGCCTTCAGATTTGATTGCCGATCGCAACTGTACTCCATTTAATATCGGTAAATCTATTGAACTACACGGTTTTAACTTCTCAGAAGTTCAGCCATTAACAGCAGGGTTAGAAGGTAAAGTCGCTAATCCTATGGCAGTTATCAAAGACATTTTGGCTTGGACAAATGGTCAACCTTTTCTGACTCAAAAGCTCTGTCAGATAGTAGTGCAAGAAAGAAACTCTGGAAGCAAAAATGTTGAAGAGCAGAGAAGTATAGAAGTTGACGAGCGTTATAAATTGGATGACCATTTACCGATTGTTAATCAACATCTGATAAATTTTTATTATCAATTTCCATTGTTAGTTTTAGAAAAACTCGTGCAAACCCATATTATAGAGAAATGGGAAGCAAAGGACGATCCTGAGCATTTGAAAACAATCCGCGATCGCTTGCTGAGAAATGAACAGCGTGCTGGAGGCTTACTGGGAATGTACCAGCAAATTTTGCAAGGAATTCAGATAGCTTGTGATGAGGGAGAGGAGCAAATAGAACTGCTGTTATCGGGATTAGTAACCAAGCAGCAAGGGCAACTAATAGTCAAGAACCGCATTTATGAAGAGGTTTTTAATCAAACTTGGGTAGAAAAACAATTAGCAAAGTTGCGACCCTATTCGCAAGCATTAAATGCTTGGATAGCCTCAGAACACTGTGATAATTCTCGACTATTACGCGGGAAAGCTTTACTTGAAGCTCTAGCTTGGTCACAAGGCAAAAGCTTGAGCGATCTAGATTATCAGTTTTTAGCAGCTAGCCAAGAATGCGATCGGCGAGAAGTTGAGACATGGTTAGAAGCTGAACGAACTAAAGAAGTTAAAGCTAGATTAGTTCAAGAGCAAAAAGCAGCTAGATTCCAAAGATTATTTTTTATCGGCGCATTCAGTTGGGCATTGATAGTTGTTTTAGGATTAGGGGTAGTGACTTTCCAGTATAAAAAGCACTGTTCCGTTACCTCAAAGCAATTACTAGATCAACCTTGA
- a CDS encoding response regulator codes for MTGANGNVSGSAPEFFSDKLVLINMDNHQVQLPKANILVVDDTPDNLRLLSAMLTQLGYEIRRVINGPTALKTAQAAPPDLILLDIMMPEMNGYEVCQHLKASEITRDIPVIFISALDEVFDKVKAFAVGGVDYITKPFSEEEVFARVENNLTIRRLQKQLTEQNVLLQQEISDRQKAESALRLSQFYLDKFRDSIFFINSNAQLVYVNEAACQILGYSRKELLTMTVHDIDPNFPAETWHSQWQELRQKDSSSFESIHLTQDGRHLNVKISFSYLEFKEQEYLCTSAYYPSTH; via the coding sequence ATGACCGGAGCTAACGGAAACGTCTCCGGCTCCGCTCCTGAATTCTTTTCTGATAAATTAGTTCTCATAAATATGGATAACCATCAAGTTCAACTACCAAAAGCAAATATTCTTGTTGTTGATGATACACCCGATAATCTGCGACTTTTATCAGCTATGCTAACTCAGCTTGGGTATGAAATTCGGAGAGTGATTAACGGTCCAACAGCTTTGAAAACAGCACAAGCTGCACCGCCCGATTTAATCTTACTTGACATCATGATGCCAGAAATGAATGGCTATGAAGTCTGTCAACATTTGAAAGCCTCAGAGATAACCCGCGACATTCCAGTAATTTTTATTAGTGCCTTGGATGAAGTATTTGATAAAGTCAAAGCTTTTGCAGTCGGGGGAGTAGATTACATTACCAAACCTTTTAGTGAAGAAGAGGTTTTTGCCCGTGTGGAAAATAACTTGACTATCCGAAGACTACAAAAACAACTCACTGAGCAAAATGTACTTTTGCAACAAGAAATTAGCGACCGTCAAAAAGCAGAATCAGCATTGCGGTTAAGCCAATTTTATTTAGATAAGTTTAGAGATTCAATTTTTTTTATTAATTCAAATGCCCAGTTGGTTTATGTAAATGAAGCAGCTTGCCAGATTTTAGGCTATTCTCGCAAAGAACTGTTGACTATGACCGTTCACGATATTGATCCCAATTTTCCCGCAGAAACTTGGCACTCACAATGGCAGGAACTTAGACAAAAAGACTCCTCCAGTTTTGAATCTATTCACCTAACTCAAGATGGTCGGCATCTAAATGTGAAAATCAGCTTTAGTTATCTAGAGTTTAAAGAGCAGGAATATTTATGTACTAGTGCTTACTATCCCAGCACTCACTAA
- a CDS encoding HlyD family efflux transporter periplasmic adaptor subunit yields MNIQYKFDQPVLLQQTPTWSRAIAWTIIGVSTFTVIWASVFQIDESIHATGKLEPQGAVKEIQAPVHGVVNEILVKDGQRVKKGETLITLEKTSSEAELTSLKQSRAAQLLAKQSLEQENDFYRRQLQGSISLQQVAQQTALLKIKPELAFLTKSRAAIIAENQLYRTQLNGATAESPLTREQQLRLRNRQIELESRLATANLETGQTQQQFFQTQAQLTSAKELLTINQQILRRFEPLAQQGAISQVQYLKQQQDVSTKQAEVIRLNREQQRLQLAIAQSNEKLRNTAAVSQEDLLAKITDNDKKIAEIDSQLTKVIVDNQKRLYEINGQIGEIESKLIQAQQTLKYQKITAPVDGTVFELKAKTAGFVINSSEPLLKLVPSDNLVANVYITNRDIGFVRERQQVDVRIDSFPFQEYGDIKGELIEIGSDALPPDQVYKFWRFSAKVRLHGQKLLINQRQIPLQSGMSIDANVKLRQRTIMSIFTDFLVQKTESLKSLR; encoded by the coding sequence ATGAATATTCAATATAAATTCGATCAACCAGTTCTTTTACAACAAACCCCTACTTGGTCACGAGCGATCGCCTGGACTATTATCGGAGTTAGCACCTTCACAGTAATTTGGGCTTCAGTCTTCCAAATTGATGAATCAATTCATGCTACTGGCAAGTTAGAACCACAGGGTGCAGTCAAAGAAATTCAGGCTCCGGTTCATGGTGTTGTCAACGAAATTCTAGTCAAAGATGGTCAGCGAGTCAAAAAAGGTGAAACACTCATTACCCTAGAAAAAACTTCTTCTGAGGCGGAGTTAACTTCATTAAAGCAAAGTCGCGCGGCTCAGTTGCTTGCAAAACAGTCGCTAGAGCAAGAAAATGACTTCTATCGCCGTCAGCTTCAAGGGAGCATATCACTACAACAAGTGGCACAGCAAACTGCTCTGTTGAAAATTAAACCAGAACTAGCCTTTTTGACCAAAAGCCGAGCAGCGATTATTGCCGAAAACCAGTTGTACCGGACACAATTAAACGGTGCGACTGCTGAAAGTCCTCTTACAAGAGAGCAACAGTTACGCTTGCGAAATCGCCAAATAGAATTAGAATCACGTTTAGCCACAGCTAATTTAGAAACGGGACAGACACAACAGCAATTTTTCCAGACTCAGGCACAGTTAACTAGCGCTAAAGAGTTGCTGACAATTAATCAACAAATTCTTCGCAGGTTTGAACCTCTAGCACAGCAGGGGGCGATTTCCCAGGTGCAGTACTTGAAACAGCAACAGGATGTCAGCACCAAACAAGCAGAAGTGATCCGATTGAATCGGGAACAGCAGCGATTACAATTAGCGATCGCACAGTCAAATGAAAAACTTCGCAATACTGCGGCTGTGTCTCAAGAAGACTTATTAGCCAAAATTACAGATAATGACAAAAAAATTGCCGAAATTGACAGCCAATTAACCAAAGTAATTGTAGATAATCAGAAACGCCTCTATGAAATTAATGGTCAGATTGGTGAGATTGAGAGTAAGTTAATCCAGGCACAACAAACTCTTAAATATCAGAAAATTACTGCACCTGTAGATGGTACTGTTTTTGAACTTAAAGCTAAAACAGCAGGATTTGTAATTAATTCTAGCGAACCGCTCCTAAAACTTGTTCCGAGTGATAATTTGGTTGCTAACGTATACATCACTAACCGCGACATCGGTTTTGTCAGAGAAAGGCAACAAGTGGATGTAAGAATTGATTCCTTTCCCTTCCAAGAGTATGGTGACATCAAAGGCGAACTAATTGAGATTGGCTCTGATGCTTTACCTCCAGACCAAGTTTATAAATTCTGGCGTTTTTCCGCAAAAGTCCGCCTACATGGGCAGAAATTACTGATTAATCAGCGTCAAATTCCATTGCAATCCGGGATGTCCATTGATGCTAATGTGAAATTGCGTCAGCGCACCATTATGAGTATCTTCACTGATTTCTTAGTTCAGAAGACTGAAAGCTTAAAATCTCTCCGTTGA